The Polyangium spumosum region CGAAGGACCCGGCGCCGGCCAAGACGCCGATCAAGATCGAGCTCCACGGCGGCGCCTGGCTCTTCTACTACCACCCGTTCCAGCCTCCGGAGGAGAAAGAGTTCCTCCGGATGCACGTCGCGCACCTCAACTTCGACGGCTCGATCGGCGATTTCGGCATGTTCTTCAACGCGAGCGTGCGCGACACCCGCATGCGCGAGTTCTACGAAGGCCCGGCCTGGATCGAGGAGGGGTATTTTTATTACAAGCACCCCCAGGCCACGGTGAAACTCGGCAAATCGTACAGCCGCTTCGGCCTCTTCTGGGACAACTCCTTCCTCGGCAACATCCATTTCTACGACGGCATCAAGCTCGACCCGAACTACGGCGCCTCGGTCGAGGGCGCCCTGGGCAAGGAGAAGGGCTTCCGCCTCAACTATTACGGGCAATACTTCCTCGTCGACGGCCGGACGAACGGCTCCTTCCTCCGGCGCGACACGATCAGCATCCCTGACGCCCGCCGCAGGCACATCGTCGTCCTCCGCGCCGAGCCGGCGTATCACTGGAGCAAGGACACGTCCGTCACGCTGGGTGTGTCGGGGCAATACTTCCAGGCCGACATCCCGGCGCCCGTCGGCAAAAAAGACGTCTATCGCGCCGCGGCCGATGTCTGGGTCAACGTCGGCCCCGTGAGCGCGTGGGCCGAGGTCTCACGTCAGCTCGGCCAGAGCGTCACGGAGTGGCCCGTGCCCCCCGTCCCTGCGACCGCCACGACGCCCGCCGTCCCCGGCCGCGCCTCGGCGCGCAACGACTACCTGCTCGTCGGCGGCGAGGTCCGCGTCTGGAAGCTCGTCGGCCGCTACAACCTGAGCGGCGTCTGGTACCGCGACCTCGGGATCCGCGAATTCATGCACCAGCCGGGCCTGGGCTACAACATGAACGACTACCTGCAGTTCCTCGTCGAGTACGGGCACTGGACGCAGCACGACGCCCTGGGCAACGGGAAATTCCTCGACCAGAGCGTCGCCACCACGATCCACGGATACTTCTAGCCTCACCCCAACCCCTCTCCACTCCGTGGAGAGGGGCTCAGAGGCGCTTCTTCTCCCCCTCTCCACGGAGTGGAGAGGGGGTTGGGGGGTGAGGCCTCACTTCACGCAGGCGCCGCTGCTGCCGCAGGCAAAATCGTCGCAATCGACGAACGGGTTCCCGTCGTTGCTCACGCCGTCGCTGCAATCCGCGAACGAGAGCTCGTGCCCGCAGACGGTGATGCTCGCCTTGCGGCTGCAGGAGTTGTCCGCGCAATCGACGAACGTGTTGCCGTTGTTGTCGAGGTTGTCCGAGCACTCCGCGTCGTTCGCCTCGGGGCAGATCGTCACGTCGGGGCTCAGCGAGCAGCCGAAATCCGCGCAATCGATGAAGTTGTTGCTGTCGTCGGTCGCGCCGTTCGAACACTCCGCGTTCGCCAGCGCCGTCCACTGGTCCGGCGGAGGCATCGGGTTCGCCGGCACGTTGGCGTTGCACACGACGATGCCCTCGCGCTGACAGCCGGGGTCCTCGCAGTCGGCGAAGCCGTCCTTGTCGTCGTCGAGGCCATTGCCGCAGAAGGCGTTCGAGTCCTCCCGGACGAGGTTCTTGCACGCCGTCACGTCGGGGTTCACCAGGCAGGCGTTGTCCGCGCAATCGATGAAGTTGTTGCCGTCCTCGTTTTGCCCGTTCGTGCACGCGTCGTTCGCGAGCGCCTCGAACTCCGAGGCCATCGGCATCGGGTTCGCGGGCTGATCGCCGTCACAGACGATGATGCCCTCGGCCTGGCAATCGGTGTCCATGCAGTCGACGAACGTGTCGCCGTCGTTGTCCATCCCGTCGGAGCAGCGCCCGTTCGACCACTCGCGCTTGCAGAAGGCGAGCTCCTTGCACGCCGTCTCCTCGCAGTCGGCCTTGCCGTTCATGTCGTTGTCGAGCCCGTCGGAGCAGAGCGGGTTCGACTTCTCCTGGATCTTCACGCAGGGCGCGACCTGATCGCAGTTGAAATCGTTGCAGTCCTTGAAGCCGTCGCAATCGTTGTCGAAGCCGTCGCTGCACGCCTCGGTCGTGTTCTCGTCGCCCGTCGGCGTGCACATCGAGCCGCTCGACGACGAGCCGCCCGCCGCGCCCGTGCTCGACGTCGTCATCCCGCCCGCGCCCATGCCGCCCGACGCGCCCGCGCCGCCGCCGCCCGACGCGCCCGCGCCGCCTTCCCCGCCTTCTCCGCCCGCGCCCATCGGGGTCGTCCCCGTCGCGCGACATGCCCCGAGCCCGAGACCCATCAAACCCGAAAGAACCAAGAATACGTACGTCTTCGACTTCATGACCCTACTCCTCGCCAAGCTCTATCCTTCATCCTCGGCCTCGGCCTTGTCGCCGCGCAGCCCGAGCGCCTTGCATTTCTTGTACAAATGGCTCCGCTCGAGCCCGAGTCCACGCGCCGTCGACGCCATCGCCCCGCCGTGATGCGCGAGCGCCTCCTCCAGAATGCGCCGCTCGGCCTCCTCCGCGAGCACCCGGAACGGCGTGCCGGGACGAAAGAGCCCCGTCGGCGTCCCGGCCGACGCGCTCCCCAGACAAACCCGCACGTCCTCCGCGTCGATCTTCGCGTCCGGCGTCAGGATCACGAGCCGCTCGATCAGATTGCGCAGCTCGCGCACGTTGCCGGGGAAGCCGTAACTCGTGAGCAGCTCGATCGCGCCGTCCGTGAGGACCATCCCGGGCCTGTCGTTCGCGACCATCGCGAGGCCCAGGAAATGCCGCGCGAGCACGGGCACGTCCTCGCGGCGCGCACGCAGCGGCGGGAGCGCGAGCGGCACGACGTTCAGCCGATCGTAGAGGTCCGCGCGGAACTCGCCCTTCTGACAGGCCGCCTCGAGGTCGCGGTTCGTCGCGGCCACCACGCGCACGTCCACCTTGATCGTCTCGTGCCCGCCGACGCGCTCGATCTCGCGCTCCTGCAGCACGCGCAAGAGCTTCGCCTGCATCGGCATCGGCATGTCGCCGACCTCGTCGAGGAAAAGCGTGCCGCCGCTCGCGCGCTCGAACTTGCCGCGCCGCTGCTTCGTCGCGCCCGTGAACGCGCCGGCCTCGTGGCCGAACATCTCGCTCTCGATGAGCTCGCTCGGGACGGCGGCGCAGTTCATCTTCTCGAGCGGCCCCTTCACGCGTTTGCCGGCGAGGTGGATCGCGCGCGCCACGAGCTCCTTGCCCGTCCCGCGCTCGCCGGTCACGAGCACCGTCGCGCTCGCCTTCGCGGCGCGGGCGATCTGCTCGCGCAGCGCCACCATGGACCGGCTCTCGCCGATGAGCTCCCCGAGCTGCCCGGCCTGCGCGCGCAGCGCCTTCGCCTCGGCCTCGGCCCGCACGAGGCGCAGCGTGTTGTCGAGGACGAGCAGGAGCCGATCGGTGGAGAGGGGTTTTTCCAGGAAGTCGAGCGCGCCGAGGCGCGTCGCGCGGACGGCCGCGTCGATCGACGCGTGCCCGCTCATCATGACGATGGGCAGGTCCGATCCGCCGACGCGGACCTTTTCCAGGAGCGAGACGCCGTCGCCGTCGGGCAAGGCGACGTCGAAGAGCGCGATGTCGTAGCTCTTTTTGGCGAGCTTCTCCTCGGCGACGCGGACGCCGCCGGCGACATCCACGGTGTATCCCTCGAGGGAGAGGGCCTTCTGGAGCGTGGTGAGGATGGAGGGCTCGTCATCCAGGACGAGCACGTGACCGCGCGGCATTGGGAGACCCTAGCATCCGTCCGGCCGAGGGGGGACGGCGGCAGCCACGTTGAGAAATCCCACCCGCTCCGGATCTTCCCCCACACCACGAGCCCCGGGCAAACGGTGTACGAAGTGTTCGCGCTTCGTGATACGTTCGAGCCCCATGCCTTCCGAGATCCTTCCGACCGCAGAAGGCGATCTCGGGCGAACGCCCTTCGCACACCTGCTCGTCTACGTGCTCGACAGGGAGCTCACGGGCGCTCTTTTTCTTCGCGAGGCCTCGGGGGTCACGCACGCGGTCCGCCTCGAAGCGGGCGCGCCGGTGAAGGTGCG contains the following coding sequences:
- a CDS encoding sigma-54-dependent transcriptional regulator — encoded protein: MPRGHVLVLDDEPSILTTLQKALSLEGYTVDVAGGVRVAEEKLAKKSYDIALFDVALPDGDGVSLLEKVRVGGSDLPIVMMSGHASIDAAVRATRLGALDFLEKPLSTDRLLLVLDNTLRLVRAEAEAKALRAQAGQLGELIGESRSMVALREQIARAAKASATVLVTGERGTGKELVARAIHLAGKRVKGPLEKMNCAAVPSELIESEMFGHEAGAFTGATKQRRGKFERASGGTLFLDEVGDMPMPMQAKLLRVLQEREIERVGGHETIKVDVRVVAATNRDLEAACQKGEFRADLYDRLNVVPLALPPLRARREDVPVLARHFLGLAMVANDRPGMVLTDGAIELLTSYGFPGNVRELRNLIERLVILTPDAKIDAEDVRVCLGSASAGTPTGLFRPGTPFRVLAEEAERRILEEALAHHGGAMASTARGLGLERSHLYKKCKALGLRGDKAEAEDEG